The following coding sequences are from one Ruminococcus flavefaciens AE3010 window:
- a CDS encoding ABC transporter ATP-binding protein — protein MKDLLKYLKNYKKELVFGPFFKLLEAIFELIVPVVMAKIIDNGIGRNDSSYIFRMSGLIVLLGVCGLCFALTCQYLAAKCAYGFGTELRSALYKHINQLSYSSIDKIGTSSLVNRLTNDSNTVQNGVNMFIRLAVRAPFLVIGAAVMAVTIDAKLSFIFFVVAPLISVIIFLIMRKTVPMYKKTQKCLDKASTLTREGLEGARVIRAFSRQQEEIDEFSEAVDEISACSIAVGKISAILNPVAFMVMNLGIVAVIWFGGKRINIGGLTQGELTAFTNYMTQILLALVVLANLIVIFTKALASANRISEVFALPAEKSGDIEEFSNKTDKMIEFTDVSFSYEGAGDYSVRNISFSIKKGQMLGVIGGTGCGKSTLANLIPCFYRATKGKVSVSGINVEEFNSDELRGRIGTVPQKTVLFSGTIRENMRWRKHDATDEEIISALKTAQAWEFVKDTSDGLDTVISQGGKNLSGGQKQRIAIARALVGSPDILILDDSTSALDYKTDLALRRALSSDMPYTTVVMISQRTTSLRDADKIIVMDDGEAVGIGTHDQLIESCQVYSEIYHSQMTQREGETNA, from the coding sequence ATGAAGGATCTGTTGAAATATCTGAAGAATTACAAGAAAGAGCTTGTATTCGGACCTTTTTTTAAGCTGCTTGAAGCGATATTTGAGCTGATAGTGCCTGTTGTAATGGCAAAGATAATAGATAACGGTATCGGCAGGAATGACAGCTCTTATATTTTCAGAATGAGCGGACTGATCGTATTGCTGGGAGTATGCGGACTGTGTTTTGCGCTTACCTGTCAGTATCTTGCCGCGAAATGCGCATACGGCTTTGGCACTGAGCTGCGCTCGGCATTGTATAAGCACATCAATCAGCTTTCCTACAGCAGTATAGACAAAATAGGCACCTCCTCACTTGTTAACCGTCTTACCAATGACTCAAACACAGTTCAGAACGGAGTCAATATGTTTATCCGTCTTGCTGTAAGAGCTCCATTCCTTGTTATCGGAGCAGCCGTTATGGCAGTAACTATAGACGCTAAGCTTTCGTTTATATTCTTTGTTGTTGCACCGCTTATTTCCGTGATAATCTTCCTGATAATGCGAAAAACTGTCCCCATGTACAAAAAGACGCAGAAATGCCTTGACAAGGCTTCTACCCTTACAAGAGAGGGACTTGAGGGAGCGCGAGTTATAAGAGCTTTTTCACGTCAGCAGGAAGAAATAGATGAGTTCAGTGAAGCGGTAGACGAAATATCAGCCTGCTCCATAGCTGTTGGAAAGATATCCGCCATACTCAATCCTGTAGCATTTATGGTAATGAATCTTGGCATTGTAGCAGTAATATGGTTCGGAGGTAAACGCATCAATATCGGCGGACTTACTCAGGGCGAGCTCACTGCATTTACTAACTACATGACTCAGATACTCCTTGCCCTTGTAGTTCTTGCCAATCTGATCGTTATATTTACAAAGGCACTTGCATCTGCTAACAGAATAAGCGAGGTATTTGCTCTTCCTGCCGAAAAAAGCGGCGATATAGAGGAGTTCAGCAATAAAACTGACAAAATGATAGAATTCACCGATGTTTCATTCTCGTATGAGGGAGCTGGTGATTACTCTGTCAGAAACATAAGCTTTTCCATAAAAAAAGGACAGATGCTTGGAGTTATAGGCGGTACAGGCTGCGGTAAATCGACCCTTGCCAATCTTATACCATGTTTTTATCGTGCGACTAAAGGCAAAGTAAGCGTATCAGGTATTAACGTCGAAGAATTCAACTCTGACGAACTCAGAGGAAGAATTGGAACTGTTCCTCAGAAAACAGTTCTTTTTTCGGGCACTATTCGCGAAAATATGCGCTGGAGAAAGCATGACGCCACAGATGAAGAGATAATATCCGCATTAAAAACGGCACAGGCGTGGGAATTTGTCAAAGATACTTCCGACGGTCTTGACACTGTCATTTCTCAGGGCGGAAAGAACCTCTCGGGTGGTCAGAAGCAGCGAATAGCAATTGCACGAGCTCTTGTAGGCTCTCCCGATATTCTTATCCTCGATGATTCAACAAGTGCCCTTGACTATAAGACCGATCTTGCTCTCAGAAGAGCTCTCAGCAGCGATATGCCATATACTACCGTTGTTATGATCTCCCAGAGAACAACCTCTCTGAGGGACGCTGACAAGATAATCGTTATGGATGACGGCGAGGCTGTAGGTATCGGAACACATGATCAGCTTATCGAAAGCTGTCAGGTCTACAGCGAGATATATCACTCACAGATGACTCAGAGAGAGGGGGAGACAAATGCTTAA
- a CDS encoding UTP--glucose-1-phosphate uridylyltransferase, whose product MINRDDALRILSKYGQEHILKHYDELDEDGKNELLGQIEIIDFSVLDNLDAEKNTNSVRGKIEPLGAVTIDDIASNSEEYINAGIDAIKAGKTAAVLLAGGQGTRLGFDKPKGMFKIGVNEELYIFQCLINNLMDVVKLTDTWIPLYIMTSEKNNKDTIEFFKEKNYFGYDPQYIRFFIQDMAPSVDFSGKVLMDSESRISISPNGNGGWFSSLVRAGLLDEIKEKGVEWLNVFAVDNVLQRMVDPGFIGAVIKSGLQSGSKVVSKAAPDEKVGVLCLEDGMPSIVEYYEMTEEMRTLLNENGDLAYKYGVILNYLFNVAKLEEICDKKLPVHVVDKKIPYMNDNGEYIIPSEPNGHKFETLVLDMVHMQDSCLAYEVVREKEFAPVKNATGVDSVDSARELLKANGVNI is encoded by the coding sequence ATGATAAATCGAGATGATGCGCTCCGTATACTCTCAAAATACGGACAGGAACACATTCTGAAACACTACGATGAACTTGACGAAGACGGCAAAAATGAGCTTCTTGGTCAGATTGAAATAATTGATTTTTCTGTTCTTGACAATCTTGATGCAGAAAAAAACACTAATTCGGTACGCGGAAAGATCGAGCCCCTCGGTGCAGTAACGATCGATGACATCGCTTCCAACAGTGAGGAGTACATCAATGCAGGCATTGATGCCATAAAGGCAGGAAAGACGGCAGCAGTTCTTCTTGCTGGCGGACAGGGTACAAGACTTGGCTTTGATAAGCCAAAGGGCATGTTTAAGATAGGTGTAAACGAAGAGCTCTATATTTTCCAGTGCCTTATAAACAATCTCATGGACGTTGTAAAGCTTACCGATACATGGATACCTCTATATATCATGACAAGTGAGAAGAATAATAAGGATACCATTGAATTCTTCAAAGAGAAGAACTATTTCGGATATGACCCTCAGTATATACGTTTCTTTATACAGGACATGGCTCCGTCTGTTGATTTCAGTGGAAAGGTCCTTATGGACAGTGAATCGAGAATATCTATTTCGCCAAACGGAAACGGCGGCTGGTTCTCGTCACTGGTTAGAGCAGGACTTCTTGACGAGATAAAGGAAAAAGGCGTTGAATGGCTCAACGTATTTGCTGTTGATAACGTTCTTCAGCGTATGGTCGATCCCGGATTTATCGGAGCTGTTATAAAATCAGGACTTCAGTCAGGCAGTAAGGTAGTAAGCAAGGCTGCCCCCGATGAAAAAGTTGGTGTCCTTTGTCTTGAAGACGGTATGCCGTCTATAGTAGAGTATTACGAAATGACAGAGGAAATGCGCACACTTCTCAATGAAAACGGAGATCTTGCTTATAAATACGGCGTTATCCTCAATTATCTTTTCAATGTTGCAAAGCTTGAGGAGATATGCGATAAGAAGCTTCCTGTTCATGTAGTGGACAAGAAGATACCTTACATGAATGATAACGGCGAATATATAATTCCGTCAGAGCCTAACGGACATAAATTCGAGACTCTTGTTCTTGATATGGTGCATATGCAGGACAGCTGTCTTGCTTATGAGGTCGTTCGTGAAAAGGAATTTGCTCCTGTTAAAAATGCTACAGGCGTAGATTCTGTTGATTCTGCAAGAGAGCTTCTTAAAGCAAACGGTGTAAATATATAA
- a CDS encoding class D sortase: MEKSKKKKNSLFIHIITPFIVLVLCIGIFIAAMIKPSDKLKVYLNLAFMDNLKSAPEAAGSGLVVRDNDIIDEFDGETYDEGEIIRPKFGEMYAVLTTSAFDISIPVYWGSNSELFERGACQSSGSKIVGEDGNTVISAHEDTFFSELDKLKIGDTVTLKTNYGEFTYKVKEQITFNKKDGKYVAPSAVSKLTLYTCKKDILGNADERVGVICEPTEKKFYKKVGEGSSN; the protein is encoded by the coding sequence ATGGAAAAAAGCAAAAAGAAAAAGAATAGTCTGTTCATCCATATTATTACGCCTTTTATTGTTCTTGTGCTCTGCATAGGGATATTCATTGCAGCTATGATAAAGCCCTCTGACAAGCTGAAGGTATATCTTAATCTGGCTTTTATGGACAATCTTAAATCAGCTCCTGAAGCAGCGGGCTCGGGACTTGTTGTAAGGGATAACGATATTATAGACGAATTTGACGGAGAGACCTATGACGAGGGAGAGATAATTCGACCTAAATTCGGTGAAATGTACGCGGTTCTCACTACCTCTGCCTTTGATATTTCCATTCCTGTTTACTGGGGAAGCAATTCCGAGCTTTTTGAGCGCGGAGCTTGTCAGTCATCGGGTTCAAAGATCGTCGGCGAGGACGGAAATACAGTCATAAGCGCCCATGAAGATACGTTTTTCTCTGAGCTGGACAAGCTGAAAATAGGTGATACAGTAACGCTGAAAACTAACTACGGCGAATTCACTTATAAGGTCAAGGAGCAGATTACTTTTAATAAAAAAGACGGTAAATATGTAGCTCCGTCAGCCGTTTCAAAGCTTACGCTGTATACCTGCAAAAAAGATATACTGGGCAATGCTGATGAAAGAGTCGGCGTAATATGCGAGCCGACAGAAAAGAAATTTTATAAAAAAGTCGGAGAGGGGAGTTCAAATTGA
- a CDS encoding GDSL-type esterase/lipase family protein — protein MAIGDSITDGYGVSGSYRKYLYSELTKKGYNIDMVGSKGNDMKAEFIDSETGESFVYDDDNTGYSGYTIKEYQGRNGILETLKSTNCIETCKPDIVILQIGTNNIIDNYDMDKTIDDLGALIDYILGSLPDTSALFVTTIPDVDPNRQEVYNWFSSYRHSADWQTNYSDAEAEENILKTLHIYNANLNAEVQKKKNEQVISNSDLSNGINIDFKDEGSLKIPHLYNADAASVITDVKAQLLDGVHPNNKGYKLMGEYWAEQLDNYLSQKPAEEKTYKVADLVKLQKFILGASDLTDGEITLEKYDMNKDNRVDIYDIVCLRKELISDL, from the coding sequence ATGGCGATAGGTGATTCGATTACTGATGGATATGGGGTATCAGGCTCCTATCGTAAATATTTGTACAGCGAGCTTACAAAGAAAGGCTATAATATCGATATGGTCGGCTCTAAGGGCAATGATATGAAAGCGGAGTTCATCGACAGTGAAACAGGAGAAAGCTTTGTCTATGATGATGATAATACAGGCTACAGCGGATATACTATAAAGGAATATCAGGGCAGAAACGGTATCCTTGAAACGCTCAAGTCCACAAACTGTATAGAGACCTGCAAGCCTGATATTGTAATTCTTCAAATAGGAACCAATAATATAATCGATAACTATGATATGGATAAAACGATTGATGATCTTGGGGCGCTTATAGATTATATTCTTGGCAGTTTGCCTGATACATCAGCTCTTTTTGTTACAACTATTCCCGATGTTGATCCCAACAGACAGGAAGTGTATAACTGGTTCAGCAGCTATCGTCACTCAGCTGACTGGCAGACTAATTATTCAGATGCCGAAGCAGAAGAGAACATATTAAAAACTCTTCATATTTATAATGCAAATCTTAATGCTGAGGTACAGAAAAAGAAAAATGAGCAAGTGATCAGTAATTCTGATCTTTCAAACGGAATAAATATAGATTTTAAAGATGAAGGTTCACTTAAAATCCCACATCTTTATAATGCTGATGCAGCATCTGTTATCACAGATGTAAAAGCACAGCTATTGGACGGTGTTCACCCAAATAACAAAGGTTATAAGCTCATGGGAGAATACTGGGCTGAGCAGCTTGATAATTATCTGAGCCAAAAGCCTGCTGAGGAAAAGACATACAAAGTTGCTGATCTTGTAAAACTGCAGAAGTTCATTCTCGGAGCGAGTGATTTGACGGACGGTGAAATTACCCTTGAAAAATATGATATGAATAAGGATAACAGAGTTGATATATACGATATTGTATGCCTGCGCAAGGAGCTTATCAGCGATCTTTAA
- a CDS encoding class I adenylate-forming enzyme family protein: MPITELLERNAKLYGNDVALVEVNPEITEVRRITWKEYELIEPNPECHYRREITWRVFDEKANRFANMLLERGVKKGDKVGILLMNCLEWLPIYFGILKAGALAVPLNFRYTADEIKYCLDLAEVDILVFGPEFIGRIEEIADEISKNRLLFYVGEGCPSFAEHYDSLVANCTSSSPKVAVNDEDNAAIYFSSGTTGFPKAILHDHTSLMHSAKVEQNHHGQTRDDIFLCIPPLYHTGAKMHWFGSLYSGSKAVLLKGVKPKSIIETVSEEGCTIVWLLVPWAQDILDAIDRGDIDLSDYDLDQWRLMHIGAQPVPPSLIARWKKVFPKHQYDTNYGLSESIGPGCVHLGVENIHKVGAIGKAGYGWKVKIADENGNTVERGQVGELLVKGPGVMKCYYRDEKATAETIKDGWLYTGDMAQEDEDGFIYLVDRKKDVIISGGENLYPVQIEDFLRSHPAVKDVAVIGLPDKRLGEIAAAIISIKEDHTCTEEDITSFCQKLPRYKRPHKIIFADVPRNPTGKIEKPKLRSIYCGESLVAKQIKN, from the coding sequence ATGCCAATTACAGAATTACTTGAACGAAATGCAAAATTATACGGGAACGATGTTGCTCTCGTTGAGGTCAATCCCGAGATAACAGAAGTAAGACGTATTACATGGAAAGAATATGAGCTTATCGAGCCAAATCCCGAGTGTCACTACAGACGTGAGATAACATGGAGAGTCTTTGACGAGAAAGCGAACCGTTTCGCAAACATGTTATTGGAAAGAGGCGTAAAAAAGGGAGATAAAGTAGGAATACTTCTTATGAACTGCCTTGAATGGCTTCCCATATACTTCGGTATTCTCAAAGCAGGCGCTCTTGCTGTACCGCTTAATTTCAGATATACAGCTGATGAAATAAAGTATTGTCTTGATCTTGCCGAGGTGGATATCCTTGTTTTCGGACCTGAGTTTATCGGACGTATCGAGGAGATAGCCGATGAGATCAGTAAGAATCGTCTCCTTTTTTATGTAGGCGAGGGATGTCCGTCTTTTGCCGAGCACTATGACAGCCTTGTTGCCAACTGCACAAGCTCTTCCCCAAAGGTAGCTGTTAATGACGAAGATAATGCTGCGATCTATTTCTCGTCGGGCACTACAGGCTTCCCTAAGGCAATTCTTCATGATCATACAAGCCTTATGCATTCTGCTAAAGTAGAGCAGAATCACCACGGTCAGACAAGGGACGATATTTTCCTTTGTATCCCTCCGCTGTACCATACAGGCGCAAAGATGCACTGGTTCGGCAGTCTTTACTCGGGAAGCAAGGCTGTTCTTCTCAAGGGCGTAAAGCCAAAGTCCATAATCGAGACTGTTTCCGAGGAGGGCTGTACTATAGTATGGCTTCTTGTACCGTGGGCTCAGGATATACTTGATGCTATCGACAGGGGAGATATCGACCTCTCAGATTACGATCTTGACCAGTGGAGACTTATGCACATAGGTGCTCAGCCTGTTCCGCCCTCACTAATCGCACGCTGGAAAAAGGTGTTCCCCAAGCACCAGTACGATACAAATTACGGACTCAGCGAGTCCATAGGGCCAGGCTGCGTTCATTTGGGTGTTGAAAATATCCACAAGGTAGGCGCTATCGGAAAGGCTGGCTACGGCTGGAAAGTTAAGATTGCCGATGAAAACGGAAACACTGTTGAACGCGGACAGGTCGGTGAGCTTCTTGTCAAGGGTCCCGGAGTTATGAAGTGCTATTACCGTGATGAAAAGGCTACAGCCGAGACTATAAAGGACGGCTGGCTCTATACAGGTGATATGGCTCAGGAGGACGAAGACGGATTTATTTACCTCGTTGACCGTAAGAAAGATGTTATAATCAGCGGCGGTGAGAATCTTTATCCTGTACAGATAGAGGACTTCCTCAGAAGTCACCCTGCTGTAAAGGACGTAGCGGTAATCGGACTTCCCGATAAGAGACTTGGTGAGATAGCTGCGGCTATTATTTCCATAAAGGAAGATCACACCTGTACGGAAGAAGATATCACTTCATTCTGTCAGAAGCTTCCGAGATATAAAAGACCTCATAAGATCATCTTTGCTGACGTTCCGAGAAATCCCACAGGAAAGATCGAAAAACCAAAGCTCAGATCGATTTATTGTGGTGAAAGTCTTGTTGCAAAACAGATCAAAAACTGA
- a CDS encoding zinc ribbon domain-containing protein, with amino-acid sequence MGFVDSVKDFAEKVGESVERGAKTVSTSSKRFAEKTKIRREMARVESDINTDYIELGKVMYEKICSDPDTEYMATISDIKEKTLKLDELKAELMSLEDKVFCENCGSQIRREQVYCDKCGAKVIHEAPAEEAEEAPNITVE; translated from the coding sequence ATGGGATTTGTGGATTCAGTAAAGGATTTTGCAGAAAAAGTCGGTGAGTCTGTTGAGCGCGGGGCAAAAACAGTTTCAACCAGCTCAAAGAGATTTGCGGAAAAGACGAAGATCAGGAGAGAAATGGCACGTGTTGAGTCAGATATCAATACGGATTACATAGAGCTTGGCAAGGTCATGTACGAAAAGATATGCAGTGACCCTGACACAGAATACATGGCTACTATAAGCGATATCAAGGAAAAGACTTTAAAGCTTGATGAACTCAAAGCAGAGCTTATGTCGCTTGAGGACAAGGTTTTCTGTGAGAACTGCGGCTCTCAGATACGCAGAGAGCAGGTTTACTGCGATAAGTGCGGAGCAAAGGTGATACATGAGGCACCTGCTGAAGAAGCAGAGGAAGCTCCAAATATAACAGTGGAATAA
- a CDS encoding thymidine phosphorylase — MNIIDIINKTKKSQELNEEEIAWLVKNYTDGEIPDYQMSAWLMAVCLNGLTEKETFALTAAMRDSGDVLRLNIPFTVDKHSTGGVGDKTSLIIGPIVAACGVCMAKMSGRGLGHTGGTIDKLESIEGYRTDLPLGEFEAILKKTGFSIISQTGALCPADKKMYALRNATGTVDSIPLICASIMSKKLAMNADCLVLDVKYGTGAFMKTKEDAEKLAVLMEKAGRSAGKKCKAVVTDMNVPLGKNIGNALEVKEAIELLQGKIKGTLYDVCIELSADLLELAGKGTNEECIRMAENAVSSGKALDVLRETIRLQGGNEKICDDTSLLPQPLLKYEIRATKGMKILGFNCEELGMTSLLLGAGRLNKTDKIDMSAGIVMNCSVGDQLAADDIIMTLYSTVCSDFSDAAVRALNAVKFKITEKPSYT; from the coding sequence ATGAACATCATCGATATTATCAACAAAACCAAAAAATCACAGGAACTGAATGAAGAAGAGATCGCGTGGCTCGTAAAAAATTATACTGACGGCGAGATACCCGATTATCAGATGTCTGCATGGCTTATGGCAGTATGTCTTAACGGACTTACCGAAAAAGAGACTTTTGCACTTACTGCGGCGATGCGTGACAGCGGAGATGTTCTCAGGCTGAATATCCCTTTCACTGTGGACAAGCACAGTACAGGAGGAGTTGGCGATAAAACATCTCTTATCATAGGACCTATAGTTGCAGCCTGCGGCGTATGCATGGCAAAAATGTCAGGACGCGGCTTGGGACATACAGGAGGAACTATCGACAAGCTCGAAAGCATTGAGGGCTACAGGACCGATCTGCCTCTCGGAGAGTTTGAAGCTATCCTTAAAAAGACGGGTTTTTCAATTATCTCTCAGACAGGAGCGCTTTGTCCGGCAGATAAAAAAATGTATGCCCTTAGAAACGCAACAGGTACAGTGGACAGTATACCGCTGATATGTGCAAGTATAATGAGCAAAAAGCTTGCCATGAATGCGGATTGTCTTGTACTTGACGTAAAATACGGTACAGGTGCTTTTATGAAGACCAAAGAAGACGCCGAAAAGCTTGCTGTACTCATGGAAAAAGCAGGTAGATCAGCAGGCAAGAAGTGCAAGGCTGTTGTTACAGATATGAATGTTCCTCTCGGAAAGAATATAGGAAATGCTCTTGAGGTCAAGGAAGCCATAGAGCTTCTTCAGGGAAAGATAAAAGGCACTCTTTATGATGTTTGCATCGAGCTTTCAGCTGATCTTCTGGAGCTTGCAGGCAAAGGAACAAACGAGGAATGCATAAGAATGGCTGAGAACGCTGTTTCGTCGGGCAAGGCTCTCGATGTTCTGCGCGAGACTATCAGGCTGCAGGGCGGAAATGAAAAGATATGTGATGATACTTCACTGCTTCCTCAGCCTCTTCTTAAATATGAGATCAGAGCTACAAAGGGCATGAAGATACTGGGCTTCAACTGTGAGGAGCTGGGAATGACTTCACTTCTGCTTGGTGCCGGAAGACTGAACAAGACCGATAAGATCGACATGAGCGCAGGTATAGTCATGAATTGCAGCGTTGGAGATCAGCTTGCCGCCGATGATATAATAATGACTCTGTACTCTACAGTTTGCAGCGATTTCTCCGATGCAGCGGTAAGAGCTTTGAATGCAGTAAAATTTAAAATAACCGAAAAACCGAGTTATACATGA
- a CDS encoding pro-sigmaK processing inhibitor BofA family protein, whose amino-acid sequence MDTEMLFKIFCGAIAAVMIIYYIRRQKKMLSFFIGAFTGGAALFIVNKYGPLFGTDIPLNLFNILGSLILGAPFVAFIVIMNFL is encoded by the coding sequence ATGGATACTGAAATGCTGTTCAAAATTTTTTGCGGAGCCATTGCTGCTGTAATGATAATATATTACATCAGACGTCAGAAAAAGATGCTTTCCTTTTTCATAGGAGCATTTACAGGCGGAGCTGCGCTGTTTATCGTCAATAAATATGGACCATTATTCGGAACGGATATCCCTCTGAATCTTTTTAATATTCTTGGCAGCCTCATACTTGGAGCACCTTTTGTAGCTTTTATTGTAATAATGAATTTTTTGTAA
- a CDS encoding metallophosphoesterase family protein — protein sequence MRIVVISDTHGNSYALESVIMRNTDADWIFHLGDGERELDNFILSHQRLAPKIIHVAGNCDFDSISEDYFVLPLISHKILATHGHLYGVGGSLDKLKALAAANECDIILFGHTHERYQSYEDGFYIMNPGSASIPRDGSKPSFGHIDITPEGDVITNIVNV from the coding sequence TTGCGCATTGTTGTAATATCAGACACACACGGTAATTCTTATGCTCTTGAAAGTGTTATTATGCGAAATACTGACGCAGACTGGATATTCCATCTCGGTGACGGTGAACGCGAGCTTGATAATTTCATCCTGTCACATCAGAGATTAGCTCCTAAGATAATCCATGTTGCAGGAAACTGCGACTTTGACAGTATCAGCGAGGACTATTTCGTACTGCCGCTTATAAGCCATAAGATACTTGCCACACACGGTCATCTTTACGGTGTCGGAGGTTCTCTTGACAAACTTAAAGCTCTTGCTGCTGCCAACGAATGTGATATAATCCTTTTCGGACATACTCACGAGCGCTATCAAAGCTACGAGGACGGATTCTATATTATGAATCCCGGAAGCGCTTCTATCCCACGCGACGGCAGCAAACCGTCATTCGGTCATATCGACATCACTCCGGAGGGCGATGTCATAACCAATATTGTCAATGTCTGA
- a CDS encoding RNA polymerase sigma factor, with product MDSEKMAEIYDKYSNAVYRMAFAYCKNKADAEDIMQEVFIKRFSIDIVFDEETKEKSWLLKVTVNKCRDMFRSLRYKYSLTLIPLEEASLVYETPEESEVYRAVMSLPQKYRTVIHLFYYEEYSIKEISAITGSRETAVQTQLFRARKKLKEILGKELQL from the coding sequence ATGGATTCAGAAAAAATGGCTGAAATTTACGATAAATACAGCAATGCCGTATATCGTATGGCATTTGCCTACTGCAAGAACAAGGCAGATGCCGAGGATATAATGCAGGAGGTCTTTATCAAGCGTTTCTCCATAGATATAGTATTCGATGAAGAAACAAAAGAGAAGAGCTGGCTTCTAAAGGTCACTGTGAACAAATGCAGGGATATGTTCCGTTCATTGCGGTACAAGTATTCTCTGACGTTGATACCTCTTGAAGAGGCAAGCCTTGTATATGAAACTCCTGAGGAAAGCGAGGTCTACCGCGCTGTAATGTCCCTTCCGCAGAAATACAGAACAGTGATCCATCTCTTTTACTATGAGGAATACTCCATAAAGGAGATAAGCGCTATAACAGGCAGCAGGGAAACTGCTGTACAGACCCAGCTGTTCCGTGCACGTAAAAAGCTTAAAGAAATTCTTGGAAAGGAGCTCCAACTATGA
- a CDS encoding DUF624 domain-containing protein codes for MGVFFKDYVSAGVGISKHAPKKKGAALFFDILGRKFWKLLAINFMYMLFFLPFLLILLALAIFKNSYYGFVISAGVLLAAFAVLIGPATAGMTKVIKSFVIEKPAFIWRDFWSAFKSNFKNAAIVGFIDCVVFASAFSSLQVYPAIAKQTGSKAIYIPMVIAFSLFLVIIIMNYYIFPMMIATTLSLKNLIKNSFALAFVALKQNFLIFIVSLLTFALMGVLLFFVFPVFMLLMPFFPAAFLCLFSCFISYPVIQKYVINPYYTSIGEINPELVDDTADDEERIFEDMGGKEKPIEKRTKGKGKRIS; via the coding sequence TTGGGCGTTTTTTTCAAGGATTATGTCAGTGCAGGAGTAGGTATATCCAAGCATGCTCCCAAGAAAAAAGGTGCAGCATTGTTTTTTGATATACTTGGCAGAAAGTTCTGGAAGCTTCTTGCAATTAACTTTATGTATATGTTATTCTTCCTGCCTTTTCTTTTGATCTTATTGGCACTTGCCATCTTCAAAAACAGCTACTACGGCTTTGTAATATCCGCAGGAGTTTTATTAGCTGCTTTTGCAGTTCTTATCGGACCTGCTACAGCAGGAATGACCAAGGTAATAAAGTCATTTGTTATCGAGAAGCCTGCATTTATCTGGCGCGATTTCTGGAGCGCTTTCAAGAGCAACTTCAAAAATGCGGCTATCGTTGGCTTTATTGACTGTGTGGTATTTGCATCCGCATTTTCATCTTTGCAGGTTTATCCAGCAATTGCCAAGCAAACAGGCTCAAAAGCCATATACATACCTATGGTGATAGCTTTCAGCCTGTTCCTTGTAATTATCATAATGAACTATTATATTTTCCCGATGATGATAGCGACCACGCTGTCTCTGAAAAATCTTATAAAGAATTCATTTGCCCTTGCTTTTGTTGCACTGAAGCAGAATTTCTTGATCTTTATCGTATCCTTGCTCACATTTGCTCTTATGGGAGTATTGCTGTTCTTTGTATTTCCTGTATTTATGCTTCTTATGCCGTTTTTTCCTGCGGCATTCCTGTGTCTTTTTAGCTGCTTTATAAGCTATCCCGTTATACAGAAATATGTTATCAATCCTTACTATACAAGCATCGGCGAGATAAATCCCGAGCTTGTTGACGATACTGCCGACGATGAGGAGCGTATCTTTGAGGATATGGGCGGCAAGGAAAAGCCTATTGAAAAGCGTACAAAGGGAAAAGGAAAGAGAATATCATAA